CACTCTACTGCGTGCTTCACCATGTCTTCATGACCCGGCGTCTGCTCGGGGTGCGGTGAGATCACGAACACGCGACCGCTGCCGAACTGCCCACTCGCCATCGCTGTGGTGCCGACCATCACGCCATGCGGCGCGCCCTTCAGCGCCACTTCGCTGTCGAACTGCGCGACCATCGTGTACGGCGGCAAGTCCTTCGCATCATCCGGCGCCAGCAGCGGCCCCTGGTGATACATCACGATTGGCTTGTTCTTCGTCTGGCCATCCTGCTCCATGCCCACGCGCGAATAGCCAAGCTCTACATCACCACGACCACGCGCCCAGTGTTCACGATCCACCACACGCGCGTTCAATATCTTCAGCTGATAATCCTTGTCCGACGCCGCGAGGTACGCGCCTGCGCAGATGCCCAGGTAACCACCGCCATTGCGCACGAACTCGCGAATCGCTTCGCGGCCTTCAGGCTGCAACTGCTCGGCCTGCGACTTCGATCCGCCGCCGCCCTGCACGATCACGTCAAAGTCCTTCAACGCACCCGCACGAATCTGTTCAGCGGTCACGTTCGCAAGCTGAAAGTGAATCGTGTCATCCCCGAAGACGCGTGCGAAATCACGCGGTGTACGTGGGCTCCCCTTGTCGTCGTAGACCGCTACGCGGATCGGTTTGGTCTCCGGCTTTGCGGCCTCCTGCGCCATAGACACGGTCGTAAAAGCGCTCAGCGCAAACAGTACGCCCCTGGTCCAATTCATCGACACACACCATCCTTGCTTCGGTTGATTGCCTCCTACTGTACGCGTAAGCGCTGCGGATGCGCTCATTGATACTGCTTATACTCACACCGCTATCCATACCGAACTCTTATACTCGCCTCATGGAACAGAATCGCTCATTCGACGTCTTCGAAGCCACAGCCGCCAACTACGATCGCGAGCGTATGAAGCTTATTCCCGGCCACCAGCGCCTGTACGCCGCCGCGCTCTCGCTGATCCCGCCCGCTGCGAAGACCATCGTGGATCTCGGCGCCGGCACCGGTCTTTTCTCCGCGATGGTGCACCGCGCGTTGCCGAACGCACAGCTCCACATGATCGACTTCTCGCCGCGCATGCTTGAGCAAGCCCGCGAACGTCTCGGCGATGCCGACAACCTGCGCTACATCACCGCAGACTATAGCGCCGATCCGCTACCTTCGTCCGCTTGCGCCGTCGTCTCCTCCATGTCGATCCACCACCTTGACGACGAGGCGAAGCAGAGGCTCTTCGCGCGCATTTACGAGACGCTCAAGCCCCATGGCGTCTTCATAAACGTCGACCACATCGCCGGCCACACGCCGGAGCTGGAAGCGATCTACCAGCAACGCTGGCTCACGGCCATCCGTGCCGAAGGCGCCACCGAGCAGCAGGTCAGCGACTCGCTGTATCGCCAGCAGGAAGACCGTCGCGTCTCCATTGCCACACAGCTTCAGTGGATGCGTGACGCAGGCTTTGCGCATGTAGACTGCTGGCACAAGGACAACTCCTTCGCGGTGCTATGCGGTACACGTCTCTAAAGTTCATCCTCTGCGGTGCGCTGCTGATGCCCTTGGCCAGCAGCGCGCAACAGCCACTTGCTCAAGGGCTGGGACGGCATGAGGGCACGGATGCCGAAAGCGGCATTCGTTATGTGCGCATATCCATGAACGGCGCGTTGACGAAACCGACAGATCCGCCCATCACCACACATCCGGCCGCTGAGCCCAACGAGCAGCTGCCGACGCTCGTCGGCGAATGCTCCGTAACGCCGCAGGGTAAGGCGCACTTCGATCTGTTCCTCAATGCGGGCGGTGTTGCAGATCCCGGCTTCGTCCCGCCGTGGAAA
Above is a genomic segment from Granulicella cerasi containing:
- a CDS encoding BPL-N domain-containing protein, yielding MNWTRGVLFALSAFTTVSMAQEAAKPETKPIRVAVYDDKGSPRTPRDFARVFGDDTIHFQLANVTAEQIRAGALKDFDVIVQGGGGSKSQAEQLQPEGREAIREFVRNGGGYLGICAGAYLAASDKDYQLKILNARVVDREHWARGRGDVELGYSRVGMEQDGQTKNKPIVMYHQGPLLAPDDAKDLPPYTMVAQFDSEVALKGAPHGVMVGTTAMASGQFGSGRVFVISPHPEQTPGHEDMVKHAVEWVAKRR
- a CDS encoding class I SAM-dependent methyltransferase, encoding MEQNRSFDVFEATAANYDRERMKLIPGHQRLYAAALSLIPPAAKTIVDLGAGTGLFSAMVHRALPNAQLHMIDFSPRMLEQARERLGDADNLRYITADYSADPLPSSACAVVSSMSIHHLDDEAKQRLFARIYETLKPHGVFINVDHIAGHTPELEAIYQQRWLTAIRAEGATEQQVSDSLYRQQEDRRVSIATQLQWMRDAGFAHVDCWHKDNSFAVLCGTRL